GTGATTGATgtggacgaatgtatagagaagaacgcaatgacaaaagtaaagaaaacacagtaatttatagtggttcggccccaggatctggtaatgacctacgtccacttagaatgatattgatataagaatcagaagagtgatcaaagaacctgggttcaatgagtttcactaacctctgaagaacaatacaagtttacttggaAAATTACTATAGTTTTGAATGACTAAAAAGCGAGAAAGGTcccttcctttgagctatctcttgctatttacaggctcaaggagggttacaagagattgttatagatattcttcccagaataatcggatatccaaaagattgtatgagataaattcgggattcataaagatcttcccataaaaatTGCCTTGTAcatggaaccatcgaccagactagtcgcgggtaagacaggcttacgctgcttctactgtgtctcctggtcgatactctagcagacgcttccaggtgtcagccacgtgtccagagattatttgccacgtcaccaatgctaatttattggataacaatttatttaattatttattcataatttttttaattggtaataataataataattttacaaattaattattatttaactttTTGACTAATTTTTTCAATAATTacataaatttattattctttttcattcattattttattaattatattttaaacttatcatttctgtgcTCATATCCCTTTAATTGATGGTTgtggtcaacaaccatcaatcataaGCATACCAGAACAGaacaaagaaaataaattaatttttaattaactactaattaatttgtttaataattttatattaattataaaaatactaatcaactaaattatataatattcatTACAATTTTAGTTTCTCATTATgttgacataacatataacaaaaaaaaatttaaatagtttACTTGATTAAATTTCACAAAAAAATTGGCAACATAACGATTTAATACaacaatttcaaaaaaaattaaatcctgCAATAAGAAAATCCCAAGACAtttataatataacataaaatatttataacaaaccaatttctattattttaatttttttctaatttaaaatttaaaaactcaaacatatataaaattactaatacataattaaaattttctaacaaatacacaaaaaaaatatatacataaaaatatactTTGGACACAAAAATGAAAGCGGAGCGGTGGCAACAGCGGAGGGCCAACAGTGGACCTTGGACACAAAAATAGAATGTGTtagaaatttaaacaaaaattaaaaaaataataataaaatgaaaattttaatacAAATACCGGATGGGGTGCCGTGGGTATGGAGGAGCTCAGATGCGGGTGTCGTGTGTGTGGAGGGGCTCGGGTGGGGGTGTCGTGGGTGCGGAGGGGCTCAGGTGGGGGGGGAACGGTCAGAATTTCCCATTCTTAGCGGCGggaagtccgccgctaataatgtgtTGGACCCACTGCTATTATGTATGAGCGGCGGACAGTCCACCGCTAATATCGATTCAAATTGGAACCCGGGAAAATTCCCGCACTCTCCCTCTtctatattagcggcggaccctcCGCCTCTAATAGTTCATGGTTCGCCGCTAAtgctttttttaaatataaaaaataaaaaaactttattaacGACGAACTCATGGGTCCGCCGCTAACATCACTCTTATTAGAGGTGGATTTAGGTCCGCCTCCAATGGGTCAGCCCCTAATATTAACATTTTTTGTAGTGTGGTATTGGTTAATCAAAAGAAGGTTATTATTGGTAATCTTTTTCTTCAGGAACATATGATagttcataaaaaaaatcaagtttgttGGTTGTGGACTTGTGGAAGATGCAGAAGACGTAAGTGACAAGGGTGGCATTATAGGAGTACTAGAACTTGTAGATGGGGTTTCATTTGTCATGATCTGAAATAAAGATTCGTCAGTAGGATAGGATGAAGTCTGACTCTCATACCATTAATAAAGTAGAAatgaatatgtttttttaattgtaacaatttagtttttcttttaaaacataaatgtatttaaaaggaattttaaataattttagtttattattgaattttttataataatttttcttaattgtttttaagaaataatagaaaaatagatatttttaatttttattattaaagaGGATAAAATTTGGCTGTTGTCAAAATTTCTgtgtaaaaataataattattttaatctaataTCATTAATAGTTGAATAAGAAATGTTAACCAATAGTAGTTTCAAAGATGGGAAagacaaaaatatatatgatGACCACGTCAAGCTTGTTCACGGGATACCTGTCAATTCCATTTATACGTTCATGCATTGCATATCCCTCGACGTGTCTTTCTCTTTTCTGGTGCCAAAGAAACCAAACCTAATCCCAGTTCAATTATTTTCTGGCCTTCCTATGCCCAAAAAGGAGAATTTGGGTAATCCCTACTTCAAATAATGTCTCTCTCCGTCTTTCTCTTTATGCTTGTCACCGTTCCTTTCCTCCTCGCTCTCTCTCAAACAGGCCCAACAGGTACCTTTAACATATATTATCCTAATAATTTCTATCTGCTGTccatatcaaatatatatatatatatataaattcatgaTTTTAATTGTGGATTCCAATTTTTCTTCCTCTTCGTCTCCTATAAGTGTTTGCTTTCTAACccactatttgattttttttttttttttattattctggGCACGATTCTAATGCTTTTTTCATGGCTAACCCAGTACCTTAATATGCATTCTACAAACAGGTTATCTCTTAGATTGTGGCGCTGATCAATCTTCGGGTGGCGGAGTCACCGTGAATGGCTTGAGATACGTGACCGACGAAGGCTTTACCTCCGCCGGGAATATCACCAAGCTCAAACAGAAGGACCTGGTATCGATTCTCTCCACTCTTCGCTACTTCCCAGACACCTCTGCCCGCAAATTCTGCTACTCGATTCCGGTGATCAAAGGCGCCAAGTACCTTTTGAAGACGACCTATTACTATGGAGGATTCGACGGTGGGAATAAGCCGCCGGTGTTCGATCAGATCGTCGACGGCACCCAATGGGGTGTCGTTGAAACGACCGAGGACTACGCCAATGGGCTTAGCTCCTTCTACGAGATTATCGTTTTGGCCATGGCGAAGACGCTCAGTGTCTGCCTTGCTAGAAACCCGGAAACGATGTCGAGCCCATTCATCTCGGCTTTAGAGGTGGAGTACTTGGATGACTCGCTGTATAATACCACGAATTTTAACAAGTACGCGCTCAGTACCGTGGCCAGGTGTAGCTTCGGTGAAAATCATCCTATTGGGTAAGGGAAACTAGTCGACTCATATTCCTATGGGGCTTGTATAGTTTTCATTGGGTAGGAAAACTTTGTGAACAGATTCTTATTACTTCTTCTTATGCTTTGTTATGTAGAGCCGTTGGTCGTTTCTAGATTAAGAAAACTTGGTCTAGATAGAAGAACTTAGATTAGGAAATAATGCTAAGATTTTGAGGTTTTGATACTGGTAATTAGGTACCGGTTAACCTCTCTCTCATTAATTGTCCTTTTCAATTGAGTTGTTAAGGATATTCGAGAAGACTCTGATGTAGGGTATGTATAAACATGAACCTAGCTTTCCAGATGACAAATTCAACCGGATATGGCAACCCTTCAAGGGCCTAAATCCCGTCGTGATTAGCCACTACAAAGTGAACCCTTCAGAATTCTGGAATGTCCCACCTGCAAAAGTATTCCAGAACGCCATTACAACCAGTCGAGGAAAGAGGCTGCAAATCCAGTGGCCACAAATGTCACTATCCACTGCTGACTACTACGTTGCCCTTTACTTCCAGGACAACAGGACGCCAAGCCCATATAGCTGGAGAGTCTTTGATGTCTTAGTAAATGGCAAAAAATTCTATGGTAGTCTTAATGTTACGACCAGAGGTGTGACGGTCTATTCCTCTCTGTGGCCACTATCTGGTCAGACCGAGATCATCTTGATTCCTGGTAATGAAATGCCTGTTGGACCCGTGATCAATGCTGGTGAAGTCCTGCAGATTCTGCCCCTTGGTGGAAAGACCCTCTCTAAAGATGGTAGTTTATAAACAAACTCATTTTTTTCATAATTTCCTTTAAGAAAAATCTCCTTTGTTTGTTTGGCTTAACGAGTAATCTGTTTTTGGTGTTTAATTGCTAGTGGTGGCAATGATGGATTTGGCAACACACCTTAACAATCCGCCCCCAGATTGGAGTGGCGATCCTTGCTTGCCTAAGGAGAATTCATGGACTGGGGTTACATGTTCTCAAGGGAAATTTACTCGAGTTGTTGCTTTGTTAGTACTCAGATTCTCAACCTGTCCAAAATGATTTATAACATTTAATAGTATATTAAACTAAAAAGGTTATTCTAGAGATTGTATTTCTTACTCTGACGAAATGTACATGTATTTTTTTTGTAATGTGAAGGAATTTAACCACCAAGGGACTGTCTGGAACTCTGCCTCCAACCATAGCAAATTTAACCGCACTCAATCATATGTAAGTGATGACACCATTATTATTTATGCCTGATGTCATTATGTATCATTATTACTAAATGAGGTATGTTCATTGTAATAATGACGTGATTACAGATGGCTTGGGGGTAACAAACTCTCGGGCACCATTCCAGAAATGTGGTCACTAAAGGACTTGAGGAGTTTGTATATCTCTTGTGAAACttgattttttgttttctttgttgATCATTACTTAAGTTCTTATTCTCAGCACTTTACACTTTTTATTTGGTTATTTTGTTACAGGCATTTGGAGAACAACCAGTTTGAAGGACCGGTTCCTAAGTCGTTGGGTCAACTTCCACATCTTCGTGAGATGTTAGTCTAATTTTATGACACTGCAAATCTTTCAGCTTCTCAGACAACTAATTTGGTTCCTTTGATTTGCTCAACAGATTCCTTGATAATAACAATCTTGATGGCCAAAATTCTGTTACAACACAATAGGAAAATGTCGAAAGCATACAGTAAGTACTTTTGATCTTATTTTGTAGGGTCTTTGATCTTGTAGAGAAAGCTATTTTTTGAAACTAACAAGTGcaaataaaaatttgatttttttagttTGGGGTAAGAAACTTGGTAGAGCTGAGAAGAATCTGAGAGGAACAATGGGGATGCCTTTCAAAAGCAATGAATGAAATCCAAATTTTCTGATTATGATATTGGATTATCTTGAGAGATGATAGCGAAATCTAAGAAATACTGGTGTGGTTTCGGGACTTGTGTCTATTTGTAGTAAAGAAGCCACATATTGTTTCAATGGGATAAGAAGCCACATTTCTAATCacagaagaaaaaagaaagaaaaaaacatgaGTGGAACAAATATGAGTAGGTATACACAGTTGAATCATATGAATTTGTTAATGAGAAGTTGGAAGGAATATTCTATAATAAGTTCTTGTTATTTGCTCTAAATCTTTTACTGTTTGAAATCTTTACATCTTACAAAATGAGTGTCACTTCCAACCacgaaataataataataataaaaaaagagtttaaaaattAAGAGAAGATAAGAGGTCTTTGAATGTAATTGGAGATTATGGGGATATTGCTCATACTTGCTAATGTCATTATGGTATCAATAATattagggaatttactcatttggtataaTGTATTTGCATTTTTTGCAAAGTATAGTTTTTGTACCCtattttttcaataatgttcatatgttaccttatattttaaaatcatacacaTTTGATACATTAAACTCGGATTTGATAAATAAAACTTTATAGATATGACCAAACTGTCATCacttatatgtaattaagtaattattttttaatttggaaCACATAACTCagataaatttaattaaattggaaaatttttatcaattaaatt
The genomic region above belongs to Humulus lupulus chromosome 1, drHumLupu1.1, whole genome shotgun sequence and contains:
- the LOC133797473 gene encoding probable LRR receptor-like serine/threonine-protein kinase At1g51810 isoform X2 translates to MSLSVFLFMLVTVPFLLALSQTGPTGYLLDCGADQSSGGGVTVNGLRYVTDEGFTSAGNITKLKQKDLVSILSTLRYFPDTSARKFCYSIPVIKGAKYLLKTTYYYGGFDGGNKPPVFDQIVDGTQWGVVETTEDYANGLSSFYEIIVLAMAKTLSVCLARNPETMSSPFISALEVEYLDDSLYNTTNFNKYALSTVARCSFGENHPIGFPDDKFNRIWQPFKGLNPVVISHYKVNPSEFWNVPPAKVFQNAITTSRGKRLQIQWPQMSLSTADYYVALYFQDNRTPSPYSWRVFDVLVNGKKFYGSLNVTTRGVTVYSSLWPLSGQTEIILIPGNEMPVGPVINAGEVLQILPLGGKTLSKDVVAMMDLATHLNNPPPDWSGDPCLPKENSWTGVTCSQGKFTRVVALNLTTKGLSGTLPPTIANLTALNHMHLENNQFEGPVPKSLGQLPHLREIFLDNNNLDGQNSVTTQ
- the LOC133797473 gene encoding probable LRR receptor-like serine/threonine-protein kinase At1g51810 isoform X1, encoding MSLSVFLFMLVTVPFLLALSQTGPTGYLLDCGADQSSGGGVTVNGLRYVTDEGFTSAGNITKLKQKDLVSILSTLRYFPDTSARKFCYSIPVIKGAKYLLKTTYYYGGFDGGNKPPVFDQIVDGTQWGVVETTEDYANGLSSFYEIIVLAMAKTLSVCLARNPETMSSPFISALEVEYLDDSLYNTTNFNKYALSTVARCSFGENHPIGFPDDKFNRIWQPFKGLNPVVISHYKVNPSEFWNVPPAKVFQNAITTSRGKRLQIQWPQMSLSTADYYVALYFQDNRTPSPYSWRVFDVLVNGKKFYGSLNVTTRGVTVYSSLWPLSGQTEIILIPGNEMPVGPVINAGEVLQILPLGGKTLSKDVVAMMDLATHLNNPPPDWSGDPCLPKENSWTGVTCSQGKFTRVVALNLTTKGLSGTLPPTIANLTALNHIWLGGNKLSGTIPEMWSLKDLRSLHLENNQFEGPVPKSLGQLPHLREIFLDNNNLDGQNSVTTQ